The nucleotide window CACCGACTTCGAAAAGGCGGTGATCCAGGTCGGCCACTATCCCGACAAGCGCTCCGACGCCAAGGGCGCCGAACCCGAGGGGCTCGAGTTCGCCAGTTTCGACGGCACGCCCTACCTCTTCGTGATGTCCGAGCGCGGCTCGGTGGTCGGCGTCTACGACATGACCGATCCGGCGGCGCCGGTGCTCACCCAGATGCTGCCCTCGGGCATCGCCCCCGAAGGCATCATCGCCATCCCGTCGCGGAACCTGCTCGCCACCGCGAACGAGGAAGACCTCGTCGAGGACGGCGGCGTCCGCGCCCACGTCATGGTCTACGACTACGCCGAGGGTGCGCCGCAGTATCCGACCCTGACCTCCGAAGGCGCCGACGAGCTGATCGGTTGGGGTGCGATCTCGGGCATGGTCGCCGGCGATGACGGCATGATCCACGCGGTCAACGACAGCTTCTACGGCTTCCAGCCGCGCATCTTCACCATCGACCCGTCGCAGACCCCGGCGCGCATCACCGCTGCGACCGACATCACCCGCAAGGGCCGTCCGGCGCAGAAGCTCGACCTCGAGGGCATCACCACCGACGGCGAGGGCGGCTTCTGGCTCGCCTCCGAGGGCCGCACCGACCGCGTCATCCCGCACGCGCTCTACCACGTCGACGCCGATGGCGAGATCCGGGACGAGATCGGCCTGCCCGCAGCACTGCTGGAGAACGAGAAGCGCTTCGGCTTCGAGGGCATCACCATGGTCGACGGCACGCTCTGGATGGCCGTGCAGCGCGAATGGGCCGACGATCCCAGGGATCACGTCAAGCTGGTGAACTACGATCCGGAGACCGGCGAATGGGGCGCCGTGCTCTATCCCAAGGCCGCACCGGAAAAGGGCTGGGTCGGCCTGTCGGAAATCACCGCCCATGGCGACCACGTCTACGTCATCGAGCGGGACAACCAGATCGGCGCCGACGTGGTGACCAAGAAGATCTACCGCATCCCGCTCGCCGAGATGCAGGCGGCGCCGCTCGGAGGCGACCTGCCGGTGGTCTCCAAGGAAGAGGTCCGCGACCTCGTCCCCGACCTGCAGGCCTGGAACGGCTACGTGGTCGACAAGATCGAGGGGCTTGCCATCACCGAAGCGGGCACCGCCTACGTCTCGACCGACAACGACGGCGTCGACGACAGCTCCGGCGAGACGTTCTTCTGGTCCTTCGACCTCGACTAGGGCGCCACGCCCGGTCTTCTTCTCTTTCCAAATACCCTCGGGGGTGAATGCGGCGCAGCCGCAGAGGGGGCAGAGCCCCCTCGCCTCCGGCCAGACCGGGCATTGGGCCCCGGCCAGACCGGGCACACAAAAAAGCCCCGGC belongs to Salipiger profundus and includes:
- a CDS encoding esterase-like activity of phytase family protein — its product is MTFRTLCLTSVIALSAHAASAEMSFNRIASFATPDNMADGEDRSRVTSAEIIHATEDGNTLVYTDSPLGVIGRIDITDPAQPKPMGNIAMDGEPTAVAISGTTAFVGVNTSESYTDPSGKLVVLDAMSGEIAGECDLGGQPDSVALAPDGSFVTIAIENERDEDAGDGRVPQMPAGYVAILDVTDGMAQCDSLVKADVTGLAEIAPEDPEPEFVDVNGAGEIVVTLQENNHLVVLDRSGEVLSHFSAGAVDLEGIDATDERGALIFNESQQGRKREPDSVQWIDDEHFAIANEGDMDGGSRGFTVFSKDGTTVYESGTDFEKAVIQVGHYPDKRSDAKGAEPEGLEFASFDGTPYLFVMSERGSVVGVYDMTDPAAPVLTQMLPSGIAPEGIIAIPSRNLLATANEEDLVEDGGVRAHVMVYDYAEGAPQYPTLTSEGADELIGWGAISGMVAGDDGMIHAVNDSFYGFQPRIFTIDPSQTPARITAATDITRKGRPAQKLDLEGITTDGEGGFWLASEGRTDRVIPHALYHVDADGEIRDEIGLPAALLENEKRFGFEGITMVDGTLWMAVQREWADDPRDHVKLVNYDPETGEWGAVLYPKAAPEKGWVGLSEITAHGDHVYVIERDNQIGADVVTKKIYRIPLAEMQAAPLGGDLPVVSKEEVRDLVPDLQAWNGYVVDKIEGLAITEAGTAYVSTDNDGVDDSSGETFFWSFDLD